In a single window of the Streptomyces sp. HUAS ZL42 genome:
- a CDS encoding exodeoxyribonuclease III, whose product MLTVTSVNVNGLRAAAKKGFVEWLAGTSADVLCLQEVRAEPQQLPEHVRAPEGWHVVHAPAAAKGRAGVSLYTRREPDRVRVGWGSAEFDGSGRYVEVDLPGVTVASLYLPSGEVGTERQDEKVRFMGEFLAHLKELRERSAADGREVLVCGDWNIAHQQADLRNWRGNTKNSGFLPEEREWLGRVFDPADGGYVDVVRSLHPDVEGPYTWWSYRGRAFDHDTGWRIDLHVSTPRLAARAVKGLVERAATHAERWSDHAPVTVVYDL is encoded by the coding sequence GTGCTGACCGTGACCAGTGTGAACGTGAATGGACTGCGCGCCGCCGCGAAGAAGGGCTTCGTGGAGTGGCTCGCCGGGACCTCCGCCGATGTGCTCTGCCTGCAGGAGGTGCGCGCGGAGCCGCAGCAGTTGCCGGAGCACGTCCGCGCCCCGGAGGGCTGGCACGTGGTGCACGCGCCCGCCGCCGCCAAGGGCCGCGCCGGCGTCTCCCTCTACACCCGTCGCGAGCCCGACCGGGTCCGCGTCGGCTGGGGCTCGGCCGAGTTCGACGGCAGCGGGCGGTACGTCGAGGTGGACCTGCCGGGTGTCACGGTCGCCTCCCTCTACCTGCCGTCCGGCGAGGTCGGCACCGAGCGCCAGGACGAGAAGGTCCGCTTCATGGGCGAGTTCCTCGCCCACCTCAAGGAACTGCGCGAGCGGTCCGCCGCCGACGGCCGCGAGGTCCTCGTCTGCGGCGACTGGAACATCGCCCACCAGCAGGCCGACCTCAGGAACTGGCGCGGCAACACCAAGAACTCCGGCTTCCTGCCGGAGGAACGGGAGTGGCTGGGGCGGGTCTTCGATCCGGCGGACGGTGGCTACGTCGACGTCGTACGGTCGCTGCATCCGGACGTGGAGGGGCCGTACACGTGGTGGTCGTACCGTGGGCGGGCCTTCGACCACGACACGGGTTGGCGCATCGACCTCCATGTCTCGACGCCGCGTCTGGCGGCCAGGGCCGTCAAGGGCCTGGTGGAGCGGGCGGCCACGCACGCCGAACGCTGGTCGGACCACGCGCCGGTGACCGTCGTCTACGACCTCTAG
- a CDS encoding MerR family transcriptional regulator: MEELARLAGITVRTLRFYRERRLIPPPRREGRIAWYDDHHLARLRTISALLERGHTLSGIAELAEALDQGRDVADLLGVDAPTEEEPVRLSPEELAARFEGEVTPENLAAAMELGYLGTDGDEIVHISRRLLDVSSALVREGIPLAEVLTAGKRVREHVDALAELFADLVLRHGPEEDLQRLRPLARSVVEAELSLALDRRLRKRD, from the coding sequence ATGGAGGAGCTGGCCCGGCTGGCCGGCATCACCGTGCGCACCCTGCGCTTCTACCGCGAACGCAGGCTGATCCCGCCGCCCCGCCGCGAGGGCCGCATCGCCTGGTACGACGACCACCACCTGGCCCGCCTGCGAACCATCTCGGCACTGCTGGAACGCGGCCACACCCTCAGCGGCATCGCGGAACTCGCGGAGGCCCTCGACCAGGGCCGGGACGTCGCCGACCTGCTCGGCGTCGACGCCCCCACCGAGGAGGAACCCGTCCGCCTCAGCCCCGAGGAGCTCGCCGCCCGCTTCGAGGGCGAGGTCACCCCGGAGAACCTCGCCGCCGCCATGGAACTCGGCTACCTCGGCACCGACGGCGACGAGATCGTCCACATCAGCCGCCGGCTGCTGGACGTGTCCTCCGCCCTGGTCCGCGAGGGCATCCCGCTCGCCGAGGTGCTTACGGCGGGCAAACGAGTCCGCGAGCACGTGGACGCCCTCGCGGAACTCTTCGCAGACCTGGTCCTGCGACACGGCCCCGAGGAGGACCTGCAACGACTGCGACCCCTGGCCCGGAGCGTGGTGGAGGCGGAGCTGTCACTGGCGCTGGACCGACGGCTGCGCAAGCGCGACTAG
- a CDS encoding flavin-containing monooxygenase has protein sequence MAEHEHERVEHVRVAVVGSGFGGLGAAVRLRREGVTDFVVLERAGGVGGTWRDNSYPGCACDVPSHLYSFSFAPNPDWPRTFSGQEHIRAYLEHVADVFRLRPHIRFDSEVKRMTWNAERLCWDIETSGGRLSADVVVSATGPLSDPKIPDIPGLDSFPGKVFHSARWDHDHDLRGKRVAMVGTGASAIQIVPSIQPDVSRLTLFQRTPPWVMPRVDRAITDAERRLHRSLPFTTQLRRGLLWGIRELQVQAFTKHPNELGLVEQLAKRNMARSIKDPDLRAKLTPDYRIGCKRILLSSDYYPALAQPNVDLVASGLSEIRGSTLVAADGSEAEVDAIVFGTGFHVTDMPIAERVVGADGRTLAEAWKGGMEALRGASAAGFPNWMSIIGPNTGLGNSSMILMIESQLNYMADFVRQLDVLGGRAALDARPSAVHAWNRRVQERMKRTVWNTGGCTSWYLDASGRNTTIWPGTTSEFRRATRRVDLAEYEVLRPQADESADADGARPTSRSAGAKKGAEVAS, from the coding sequence ATGGCCGAGCACGAGCACGAACGCGTCGAGCACGTACGGGTGGCAGTGGTCGGATCAGGGTTCGGCGGGCTGGGGGCCGCCGTACGGCTGCGGCGCGAGGGCGTCACCGACTTCGTCGTCCTGGAGCGGGCCGGCGGCGTCGGCGGCACCTGGCGGGACAACAGCTATCCGGGCTGTGCCTGTGACGTGCCGTCCCATCTGTACTCGTTCTCGTTCGCGCCCAACCCCGACTGGCCGCGCACCTTCTCCGGTCAGGAGCACATCCGCGCCTACCTCGAGCACGTCGCGGACGTCTTCCGGCTGCGTCCGCACATCCGCTTCGACTCGGAGGTGAAGCGGATGACCTGGAACGCCGAGCGGCTGTGCTGGGACATCGAGACCAGCGGCGGGCGCCTGTCCGCGGACGTCGTCGTCTCCGCCACCGGACCGCTGTCCGACCCGAAGATCCCCGACATCCCGGGCCTCGACTCCTTCCCCGGCAAGGTGTTCCACTCCGCCCGCTGGGACCATGACCACGACCTGCGCGGCAAGCGGGTCGCCATGGTCGGCACGGGCGCCTCCGCCATCCAGATCGTGCCGTCCATCCAGCCGGACGTCTCGCGCCTCACGCTCTTCCAGCGCACCCCGCCCTGGGTGATGCCCCGGGTCGACCGGGCGATCACCGACGCGGAGCGCCGGCTGCACCGGAGCCTGCCCTTCACCACGCAGCTGCGGCGCGGACTCCTGTGGGGAATCCGGGAGCTGCAGGTCCAGGCGTTCACCAAGCATCCCAACGAGCTGGGTCTGGTCGAGCAGTTGGCCAAGCGCAACATGGCCCGCTCCATCAAGGACCCGGACCTGCGCGCCAAACTCACCCCCGACTACCGCATCGGCTGCAAGCGGATCCTGCTGTCCAGCGACTACTATCCGGCGCTCGCGCAGCCGAACGTGGACCTGGTGGCGAGCGGGCTGAGTGAGATCCGCGGCTCGACCCTCGTCGCCGCCGACGGCAGTGAGGCCGAGGTCGACGCGATCGTCTTCGGAACGGGCTTCCACGTCACCGACATGCCCATCGCCGAACGGGTCGTGGGCGCTGACGGGCGCACGCTGGCCGAGGCCTGGAAGGGTGGCATGGAGGCGCTGCGCGGTGCGTCCGCGGCCGGCTTCCCCAACTGGATGTCGATCATCGGGCCCAACACCGGGCTCGGGAACTCCTCGATGATCCTGATGATCGAGTCCCAGCTGAACTACATGGCCGACTTCGTACGGCAGCTGGACGTGCTGGGCGGACGCGCGGCCCTCGACGCCCGTCCGAGCGCCGTGCACGCCTGGAACCGTCGCGTGCAGGAGCGCATGAAGCGCACGGTCTGGAACACGGGCGGCTGCACCAGCTGGTACCTGGACGCGAGCGGCCGCAACACCACCATCTGGCCGGGCACCACGAGCGAGTTCCGGCGCGCGACACGGCGTGTGGACCTGGCGGAGTACGAGGTGCTGCGCCCGCAGGCCGACGAGAGCGCCGACGCGGACGGTGCACGGCCCACGAGCCGGAGCGCAGGCGCGAAGAAGGGCGCGGAGGTGGCATCGTGA
- a CDS encoding alpha/beta fold hydrolase has protein sequence MSRPTPVASGPYAPPVPVRELIAVSADGARLHVEVHGSESAPPVVLAHGWTCSTAFWAAQIRDLAVDHRVIAYDQRGHGRTPASPACTTDALADDLEAVLRATLAPGERAVIAGHSMGGMTVIAASVRPAFREHAAAVLLCSTGSSRLVAESTVVPIRAGRLRTWLTRHILGSRAPLGPVTPIARRILKYATMGAGSTPHMVEACARIVHACPRRVRYAWSHVLDLLDLDAGVRQLEVPTAVVVGTADRLTPPVHARSLAAALPTCVGLTELPGLGHMTPVEAPELVTGKIRELATTYTRLKEGA, from the coding sequence GTGAGTCGTCCGACTCCTGTGGCATCCGGCCCGTACGCCCCTCCCGTCCCCGTCCGCGAGCTGATCGCCGTCTCTGCCGACGGCGCCCGATTGCACGTCGAGGTGCACGGCTCCGAGAGTGCGCCCCCGGTCGTGCTCGCCCACGGCTGGACCTGCTCCACGGCCTTCTGGGCGGCGCAGATCCGCGATCTGGCCGTCGACCACCGGGTCATCGCCTACGACCAGCGCGGCCACGGACGCACCCCGGCGAGCCCGGCCTGCACCACGGACGCGCTCGCCGACGACCTCGAAGCCGTACTGAGGGCGACCCTCGCGCCGGGCGAGAGGGCTGTGATCGCCGGACACTCCATGGGCGGCATGACGGTGATCGCCGCCTCCGTCCGCCCCGCTTTCCGGGAGCACGCGGCGGCCGTTCTGCTGTGCAGCACGGGCAGTTCGCGGCTGGTCGCCGAGTCGACCGTCGTACCGATCCGCGCGGGACGGTTGCGGACCTGGCTGACCCGGCACATCCTCGGGTCGCGGGCGCCGCTCGGTCCGGTCACGCCGATCGCCCGGCGGATCCTCAAGTACGCCACCATGGGCGCCGGTTCGACGCCGCACATGGTCGAGGCGTGCGCCCGGATCGTGCACGCCTGCCCGCGCAGAGTGCGGTACGCGTGGTCGCACGTGCTCGATCTGCTGGATCTCGACGCCGGGGTACGGCAGTTGGAGGTGCCGACGGCCGTGGTCGTCGGTACGGCCGACCGGCTGACCCCGCCCGTGCACGCGCGCTCGCTGGCCGCCGCGCTGCCGACGTGCGTCGGACTCACCGAACTGCCGGGGCTCGGCCACATGACGCCGGTGGAGGCGCCCGAGCTGGTGACCGGGAAGATCAGGGAACTCGCCACCACGTACACACGGTTGAAGGAGGGCGCATGA